Proteins encoded by one window of Bacteroidota bacterium:
- a CDS encoding DUF4249 domain-containing protein, translated as MKRISYQSIIVLLLLSVVSSSCTERIELDLANDEPRLVVECMLVNRSEPIRVRLTWTRRFFDNNPPPAVQGATVTVSDGTTIWTLTDTDGDSYYTTPGPVLLENERPYFLTVEVNGQRYEAESYMNSVPELEALTARFIEEGDVPTIDDPGYLVTIFTQEPVGPGDYYYWRGYLDDSLLNSIDDIAVVEDELVDGNKIELELDLYFSRKGRVRIEQLGITRHMFEYFTGLSQLVDQNGNPFSPQPANPVTNVRNVTSPDNYAFGYFSAASISSQEIDL; from the coding sequence ATGAAACGCATTTCTTATCAAAGCATAATCGTATTGTTGCTGCTGTCCGTTGTCTCAAGTAGCTGTACCGAACGAATAGAACTGGACTTGGCTAACGATGAACCCCGCCTGGTTGTGGAGTGCATGCTCGTCAACCGATCCGAGCCCATCCGCGTACGCCTTACATGGACACGTCGCTTCTTCGATAACAACCCACCGCCAGCAGTGCAAGGCGCAACAGTAACCGTATCAGATGGCACCACAATCTGGACCTTGACAGATACGGACGGCGATAGTTACTATACCACTCCAGGCCCGGTTCTATTGGAGAACGAACGACCCTACTTCCTGACAGTGGAGGTGAACGGCCAGCGCTATGAGGCTGAAAGCTACATGAACTCCGTACCCGAACTGGAGGCATTGACGGCCCGCTTCATAGAAGAAGGGGATGTGCCTACTATAGATGACCCTGGTTATTTGGTAACTATTTTCACGCAGGAGCCTGTTGGGCCGGGCGATTACTACTACTGGCGCGGTTATTTGGACGACTCCTTGCTGAATAGTATCGACGATATAGCTGTGGTTGAGGACGAGCTGGTAGACGGGAATAAGATAGAGCTGGAGCTAGACTTGTATTTTTCGCGCAAGGGCCGTGTTCGAATCGAGCAGCTAGGTATTACCCGCCACATGTTTGAGTACTTCACGGGTTTATCTCAGCTGGTGGATCAGAATGGTAACCCCTTCTCCCCCCAGCCTGCCAATCCGGTTACCAATGTCCGGAATGTAACCAGCCCGGACAACTACGCTTTCGGCTACTTCTCTGCGGCTTCGATTTCCAGCCAGGAGATAGACCTGTAG